AACTTGAAAGGGAAAATGTAATCTTTGCTGCTGCAGGAAAGGCAGCGGATGTCAGACAAGTTGGAAGACACCAGTCTGCGGCTTAAAGATGAGATGGATCTGTACAAGAAAATGATGGATAAACTGAGACAGACTTCCAGGAAAGGGAAGCCACTCAGGATGTGAGTCCGCTCTTTGGGCTTTGGGGAATGGGCATTCGGCTCATTTGGTATTTACACCACAGGGGGTAAGAGTTGGGAAGTAGCTACTCCCATGACCCTTGCTGTACCATGAATGTAAATCTGTAGGAGAAGTCACACCCTGTGTCTTTCTGCTTATCATTCGGTTCTCTGACATGTCCTCCATCTATTTTTTAGCTCATTGAAGACTTGAGGAAGGAGCTGTACCATTTGCAGATGAGCAGAGGACAGAGTTTGTCTTCTGGGCAGTGTGAACTCAACACCAAGACCAGGGAAGCAGAACTGGAGCAAGAAATCAGGAAGCTCAAACTGGTGATTACCTCTGACACGGTGGTCTCCAGAACAAAGGAACTTTGGAGGCCTCAGAATTTTACAGCTTATTCCCATGCAACATCATTAATGTCTGCCATAGGTGCAGGTTGATTACCATGAGCTTGAGTTCATTATATCGCCAATGTTATTTATGTGTGAAGTTGCAGTTACGCTGATTCACACGTGTCCATCCCTGACCGTCCCTTCTGTCTGCAGGATAACCAGAAGCTCCGGGATCAGAACGACGACTTAAATGGCCAAATCCTCAGCCTCAGTCTGTATGAGGCAAAAAGTCTGTTTTCCACCCAGACCAAGGCTCAGTCTTTGGCCGCTGAAATAGACTCTGCCTCCAGGGATGAGGTAAGAGACACATTCTCCCCCCAGGGATGAGGTAAGAGACACGTACTCCCCACAGAAGTTTTACACGTGTTTCTCAGGGGCCACAGTCTGCACTGTTGCGGTAATATGCAGCGATTTAATACTGCGACTCCCCAAGAGACATCGGGTAATGAGAGCCGAGTCTATCCACAAACCCTCGctaccatttttattatttgtttgtagCTCGTGGAGGCcttaaaagaacaagaagagatcAACTACCGACTACAGCAATACATGGACAAAATCATCCTTGCCATTCTGGATCATAACCCCTCCATACTGGAAATAAAAAACGAATCTCCCCTCCGTCAAGAGCAAGATTTGGAGGAGAAGACGCTTTTACCGCACAGAACATGATCTGATGGGAATATGGTGACACAGTTTTACATATCTGTCTGTAGAAGTCATGCCCGTGGCCATCGCCAGAATTCTGCCGTTTTGGTAAAATGCGAATATGACATTCACATTTATGATCCCTTCGTTTTCTGAGGCATGTAAAATGTGTCTGCTGCAGATGGATAGAGCTCGAGAGGCTGGATACGTGTGAGCAGCTTGTCCTGACTCTCACATGAATGCTCTTCTTTTAAGCCACATTTATGCCAAGTGGCTCTGTCATGTCTGTTTACAGACCGTAGACTATTAGCTTCCTAGCATTTGGGATGGCATATTAGAGACTTCTAGAGGCCTCCAGGTCCCATTCGAAGCAGAATTAGAGCACGTTCCAGTCTACACATATGTTTACATGTGAGTGTAATTTTGTAAACACAACTTCAAAAGAGACAATGTCTGCCCCGGGTTGTTCTGGAGATACCAAGCGGTGGGAGATCTATAGCATCTGTAAATAAACCAATGGGTTGCTGACccataaagggttaacattagCCCATTTTGGGGTATGTACTATGAAAAGCAAGCCCCCCTGCCCATCAGAGTGTGCACCCTGTTGAAGGCTTATTTTCTGTATGACGGcttatttttctgtatgtacCGGAGCAGTAATTGGATCACTTGCATGGGTTTCTGGGTTTGTGCCTTCATCCTACTCCATACATTCCCATGGACCATTTCTTTACTGTTTTCCACACCttgtaaatgtgtaaataaagtaGAGATTTGTACATTTTGTCTCAAAGTTGAGTGAAGATCTGCGCTGGTTCTTAAAGTGTGGCGCCGGTTCCGTCTGTTTGCGCTACTTTGCTGTATTCTTCATTAAATTGTATCACTAGTAATAGCGCGAGGAGCTTTGCGCCAATCATTAGTACAAACGCTTCGCGTGATCCATGCGGTCGTGTAAATTGTAGCCGTTTGCTAAAGGCCGGAGATGGACGCAGACTGTGTGCACAGCACCACCGGGCAACGGGTCACTGGAGAGCCCCGATTTCTGTTCCCTCTCATTAGCCCAggtgctgtctctctctctctctttagccGCGGCTCTCTCTTGTTAGGCCCGAATCTGCATGCCATACTGACCTCTTCCCATGAGCCCTCTCGGGGGTGGCTAAATTCTTAGATACTGGGGGTAATTTTTCCACAAAGCTGCCCCCATGAAtttgttataataaaaatgcatgcaCGAGAACTTCATTCCACTTGCGTTACAGCAGCCAGGGTACGTAGACAATAGGTAGGTGGGGGACTCCAGCATATGACAGGTAACAGGCAGAGGCAACCACAGTGATGCTGTCCTCCAAGGGCCACACAATAACAATGACAGCTCTGCCCTAGACCTAGGGTACATACACAATAGGTAGGGGGGACCCCACCATTTGACAGGTAACAGGCCGAAGCAACCACAGTGATGCTGTCCTCAAGGGGCCACACAATAACAGTCACAGCTCTGCCCTGGACCCCAGGGAGCCCACATTCTACCCTAAACCTGTAGAGACATCCATGGGGTTGATCGCATCCCTAGCCCCCCCCATGCACCGACTCcctttttacagaggttattttatttacactgcccttacacacacctgtccataaacacgcataGACGCTGCCTTTACCcgcacctgcccataaacacgcatataagcattcactgccctcacacactgcccataaacacgcatatacgcatacactgtctttacacacacctgcccattaatacgcatatacagatatatatacatttagagatacatatacagatatactgCACTTACACACCTGCCCAGGGCCGGctgaagacttaacgccgcctggggcgaagtgtaaaatgccccccccggtacttacctataagagtcctgcggtgagtctccctgctctgccacggtgccggcttgtaatgctgagcgccggaaattgacgccacttccggtgctcagcattacaagccggcaccgagaccgaacagggagacttgccgcagaggagagagagaggggcgccgagcgggtaagcgaaaaccaatcggcgcccctctctctctctcctccgcttcaaaaaaaaaacaaaaacaaaaccgcaattgccccagtcggctccattgtagggctggccctgcacctgcccagacacacacctgtccataaacacacatacacgctgcctttacccACACCTGTCTATTAACACGCATATAAGcattcactgcccttacacactgcccataaacacgcatatacgcatacactgtcgcatacacacacctgcccattaatacgcatatacagatatactgcacttacacacctgcccatacacacacctgtccataaacacacatacacgctgcctttacccgcacctgtccattaacacgcatataagcattcactgcccttacacactgcccataaacacacatatacgcatgCACTGTcgcacacacacctgcccattaatacgcatacactgccacTACCCATAAACACGCATTTACTGCacttacacacctgcccatacacactgcctttacacatgtgcccacacacatatacactgcccttacacaagcctgtccatacacacgtgtatacacatacactgccctcacacgcCCCTGCCTTTagacacacaccagcttacaatacctacactgcccacCCATAAATAATAAGGAATAATTATAGACACGGCACCTATAGAAAAAAGATCTATTAAAAACAGCTTTATATAAAAAGGGATCTATTGTAAAGACATGGCACCTATATAAAAAGGATTGGTTATAGAGACAGCACCTATAGAAAATGCATCCATCATTGGGAAGACCCGAGTTATAGAGATCAGCATTTTGTACATACAGAGTCCGGGGCTACTCTTAAGAGGGCGTCACGGTATAGGGCGAGCTACGAGTTCCATTTTTAACACCCCAGCTCGGCGCAGTGGCCAAGTGGTAAGGCGTCGGTCTCGTAAACCGAAGATCACGGGTTCGAACCCCGTCCGTGCCTGCTAGTTTTTGCGCCCGCAATAAGTTTCTCTGTGGTTAGTATTCCTGCTCATTGCTTGATAGGTCGCTCGGAGGCCCTTTTGTTATGAAACAGAGGGAATCCGTTATTTGTTTACCGAACGCAGTctcgtcccccccccccactggtACCAACTGCAAAGTCCCCTGCACCGACCCCCGGCCACACAAGGGAGCCATTCGGCAGAAAGACGGCGCGGCGTGGTGGCCCAGCGGTAAGACGTTGGCTTCGTAAACCAAAGTTAAAAAATGGTTCAATCCCAGTCGGTGCCTGCCGCGTAGTATTATTATAAAGACGCCCTCCCATGGACAGCACAGAGAAATCTTCTATTCACATCACCTCCGGCCAtcccattaatatatatatccgctTCTTGCACCCACAGtgctatattttcctttttaatgtcCCGAATAATGTCTGATCTCACGCATGTAAATTGAGAGTCTGGCGGGGGAACCGTCCCATAAACTAAAACGGTACCGTAAAACTGGGTGAGGGTGCATCCCCGCCTGCCTCCAGCAGAGGGAGCTCTGGGAATTGGTTGATGGTGCATTCCTGCCTGGCTCCACCAGAGGGAGCCCTGTGCCTGCCGGAACTGGCTGATGGTGCATCCCCGCCTGGCTCCACCAGAGGGAGCTCTGTGCCCATTGTGTAGCGCtgtggaatacgatggcgctacaTCAAACAGTGATAGTGTTTTGCTAACAGCAGGCGAATGATGTCGAAGGATGCTAGGGAGGCATGTGATGGGTTAAATATTCTACATACACAATCTACGTGTCTGAAATTCACATCTTTATTCCAAGCTCTGGTctcgtgtgtttgtgtgtgtgtgtgtatatatatatatatatatatatatatatatacacattacaaaGCTTCCGCATGAAGAGGACGTGTTGGCGGGTCACCGCCTGTTACCAGCCACACTAAACATGTTGGTGTCTGTGCAGCGATCAGATGAGGGACCGGATTATATACAAAACCGAacaacaaatactttttttacatatttatttcatgCTTCTAGTGCCATTCTGTACACCCAGTGCCCTCCCGCGGTCTGCCATCTGTACCTCATCTCAAGGAGCTGCCATGTTTGTGAGGGCGAAATGTAGTTAACCCATTAAAACTGATAGTCggcataaaaagtataaatcagGCTATTAATATGTGGCTTGTGTTTATATTATGACTAAAGATCATCTGAGCAGTTGTCAGTTATTACAGATTAAATGGACTACATGTCTGTGCATAgatgtattataaatgtatgaaaATGTGTAGTTTTTCTCCTTAATAAAATTCCATGAACCCTGGTTGTACCTTTTGCTTCCCAAAGCTTCTGATTATGTCTCTTAATTAATGATGTCGCTGGTTGAAGAGTTGGGGCTTGCCTGATGCGCAGTGTATGATGTATGTTGTATGCATCTCTTCATTGCATAGTGTGATAGTTATGTACGGTGGTTTTATTGCCCATTGGCATGACACAAAATGTTGGTGTATATTCTTATTAAAATTATGgggttatatatgtgtgtgtatgcattagCTAAAACTATGGGTATCACACTGGGGAAAAAAGAGAtcattaaatcatatttaattttgtacaGGAAACACAGGAATAGAGTTTGACTGCAGACTCCGACCTTGATCAGTCCTTGGTCGCATCTTCACTCAGTCGTCGGGATAACAATATGCCGATCCCATTCATATCTAtattcccttactgtgttaacctccACCACTCAGTCAGGACATACAGCTACATGCCATGGATTTGATGTTTTTATATCCGGAGCCATCTTGGTCAGTGGCGTAAGTACAGGGGTCGACCCTGCGACTGCTTGTCTTCTCGTGCCCTTTCTACACAATTTTGAACCCTTAATCACGTCGCTTCTTTAAATGTCACTTTATTACTCTGTTAGATTCTCTTGATAAAAGTCCCCAAGagttttgtttatattaccACTTATGAGATACTTGGTGTTCtcttggcaatatatatataagtctaCATGTATGAGGTCACATAgaactgtctctgtttttgtaaGAAAACAAACGTTGTCCATTAAAAAGACATGAAATGcatcagaaatacagcacaggcatcattaatgttgtaaatgactgaatgattgtagctgaaaacggctgatttttaatggaataacttcagaggctctttatcactcccatcattcctgcgttccaacggcacgttgtgttttctaatccaagtttaactttaaaaggcTAATCAATCGTTAGAAAAACCCCTTTGCAATTATTACAGCTAGACATTTATTTTCCAAGTGACCCCACATTTTAGAATGGTAgtctgtgtgtgatatatatatatgtgtgtgtatatataccgtgtttatatatatatatatatatatataatcacacactACTGTTTCAGAATTATATATTGACATTATAACTGTAAGCATTTTCTAGCAGGCTTGTCGCTGAGAGTACGCAGCCCCGCCCTGCTATTGTGATGTAACATAGGTGCCACGCCCCTCTACTGTGACATAGTGTAGGTCATAAAAGCACTGGCCGTTAGGCCAACAGATGCTTTTGTAAGCTGACAGTACAAGATGAGGAGCATAGCTCTGGTTTTCGTTGTTACTGTTCTGATCCATGCGATCTTCTCTTTGGAGATTTACACAAATAGCTGGGCTGTGCACATACCCGATGGCTCTGTAGAGGCAGAACGTATTGCACAGAAATTCGGTTTCATCAACCTTGGGCAGGTGGTGCTTGGCAGTGATTTCTACCATCTATCTCATCGTGGCATTCAAAGGAAATCCTTCAGCCCTCACTGGGGTAGAAATATTCAGCTGAAAAAAGAACCCAAGGTTAGCTGGTTTAAGCAGCAGACgctgaagagaagggagaaaagaCAGCCTGATATGGTTCCCACAGACCCCCTCTTCAGCTTGCAGTGGTACCTGGGTAAAAATCTTGACTTAGGCATCCAGACTGCTTGGAACCGTGGATATACCGGACGAGGCGTGGTGGTGACCGTTCTGGATGATGGGCTTGAAAAGGACCACCCCGATCTCGCATTAAACTATGATCCGGAAGCGAGTTATGATTTTAATGACGACGATCCTGACCCTCAGCCCCGATATAACTCATCTAATGAGAAGAACCACGGGACCCGCTGTGCAGGCGAGGTGGCTGCGGTTGCCAATAATGATATCTGCGGCGCTGGAGTAGCATACAACGCTAGAATAGGAGGTGTGCGAATGCTGGATGGGATAGTCACAGACATTGTTCAAGCTCAGTCGTTGAGTTTGAACCCACAGCATATTGACATTTATAGCGCCAGCTGGGGTCCCCCTGATGATGGAATGTTTCTGGATGGACCAGATGAGTTATCTTCTGAGGCCTTTTACAATGGAATACTAAATGGCCGCGGTGGCCTTGGATCTATCTTTGTTTGGGCATCTGGAAACGGTGGCAGGGATGACAACTGCAACAGTGACGGCTTCTCCAACAGTATCTACACTGTTGCTGTTGGGGGTGTCTCAAAACATGGAACAGTCCCTGTGTACAGTGAGGCGTGTGCATGCAAACTTACAAGCACTTACAGCAGCAGTGGTGGTGAGGAAGAGACTTTTATCACCACTGATATACGCCACACGTGTACAGATCAACACACCGGGACTTCAGCCGCCACTCCACTTGTTGCCGGGATCCTTGCTTTGGCATTGGAGGCAAACCCAGCTCTTACATGGAGGGATATACAACATATCGTAGTAAGAGCGTCCAGTCCTGCCCACCTAATGGCTGACGATTGGGTCATAAATGGAGTGGGAAGAAAAGTGAGCCACTTTTTCGGCTACGGACTCTTGCATGCTGGACGAGTAGTGGAGCTGGCCGAAACATGGGAGACAACGCAGCCTCAAAGAAAGTGCCTCATAACAATTGTGAGCACCCCCAAAAGAGTGCATTCAGATCTGATTTTGACTTACAATGTCACTGCCTGTTCTGGGTCCCCCAATCACATAACATCCCTTGAGCATGTCCAAGCCCAAATGTCCCTCAGCTACAGTCGCAGAGGTGACCTGGAAATCTATCTTACCAGTCCTATGGGCACCCGTTCTGTGCTGATGGGCAAGAGACCACATGATACCAGCACTGATGGGTACAGAGATTGGTCCTTCATGACCACACAATCTTGGGATGAAAATCCATTGGGCCTTTGGACCTTAGAATTTAGGAACAGAGGAAGCTACACCAACCACGGATTTCTACGTCATGTCACGTTGATTTTGTACGGGACAGATGAACACATGATGTCCAGGAAAATCAAGAAGTCTGTCATGAGAAAGTGTCTGAGGCGGGATAGAAATGGGTCGTGCATAGAATGTTTGGCACCATATTATACCTTTGGAAAGCTCTGTCTATCTTACTGCCCTGCCAAATACTTTAAGTCTACGCAGAGAGCGGAGGTGTCAGAGCCCAGCAGCTTTCACCTTGTTCGTTCTTGTGCCGCTTGCCACCCATCCTGCTTTACGTGTAAAGGGTCGTCTGCCAATAATTGCACTTCCTGTTCCCCTTTATACGAATATAATGGAAAAGACAACTCATGCGTAAGATCTGACTCCCCAAGTGTAGACTTACAGAACGCCTCATTCATCCGGATCCCTCAAACGACATTAGTGGCAGTGATAATGAGTGCGGCCATTGTAATGGTTATGGGACCGCTAATGGTTTTCATTCACTGGTATCTACGAAAAAGATCACGAGTAGACCCCAGTCCCGTCTGATGGGCAACCACCGTGCTCTAAATCAGATCTGGAATCTGCGCAGGGACCCAACCTGACGCGGATAGCACTGTTACACCAATAAAATTCCTTTTACTATTTGGCAAAAATACCTTTTCCTTgctatattttacaaatttagATTTTAAGTACCTGGAAATTTTATgttgaataataaaacaactaaACCGTGCTCGCATGCTTGAAGGAAAAGCTTAGACCAATCTCAGATTTCATATCTTGTGTGGATTCCAAAACAAGAATCAAGCATTCTATAGCAATGCACATTGATTAAAGATTggaaatacatcatttttatgtGACTTAATGTCACCACTgacatgtttttttgcatttaagtgACTTAAAAGTTATGTAATAGCCCAGAGGCTATTCCACTTTACATCACACGTAatcatacagaaaaatattttgttatatcttacagaaaatatattttgagcatgaatgtctatgtgtaagggtgagtgagcatgaatgtctctgtaacagtgtatgtgagcatgaatgtctatgtgtaagggtgagggagcatgaatgtctctgtaacagtgtatgtgagcatgaatgtctatgtgtaagggTGAGTGAGCATGGATAAAGTATGATATATtggaaacaatatttattttattcaacaaTCCTTTTGCTTCAgataataaacatatagacagtgTTATGAGAATCCACACGAATTCCgtacacaaaacatataaataaaaaagcgaCGGATCACGAAACTAGCGTAATCGCTGCCAGGAGTAAAGATGGCGGATACGCATTGCTATTGGGAGGACGTGTCATCAGTTTGACCAATACTGAGCGAGCATTCAGCCGCTAGAATGCGTGGACCAATCACAATGCTCTTTTCTCGCCAGCTGAGCAGGAAGCAGGAAGCGACGTTGTGTCAGAATGCTGTGAGGGACTCCGTTACGAGTGACAGGACATGAACCCGCTCCTGCTCCCTGTGTGTTTGGGGTTCGTGGTCGCCCTGCCGCCGGTACAGAATGCCAAGGAGAGCCGGTTTAGTCAGCATGACGCGGCGCATTACAGGTAGAGATGGCGCTGCCGGTGACCGCGTTCCTTTATGTTTAAATGGGCCGGTGTTGGGGCTCCTACCGGAGTCATCATTGTGGAAGTCTGTAGTACCACCAAATACTTTTATTCTGAGTCTGAGTCTAGTTAAACATTCGGcgattaatgtttctttttttcctttgtcaTCCTCAGGGATCGAGTGAAGTCCATGTTTTATCACGCTAACAACAATTACCTGGAGAATGCCTTTCCGTATGATGAGTTGCGACCTCTTACCTGTGATGGACAAGATACGTGGGGCAGGTGATTAGACTGCATCGAGAAAAACATGATTAAGTAGTAAATTGCCGAATATTGTAGGAGAGTACCAGAcaatagagaaagattaaataggaaTGAAGAAGGAATGTTAGTCACCCAGAATAAATTTAGTTGATTGTGGGGAATATGAAGATGGGTATTGCAGGATATGAGGGCTGTAATAGAGAGAGTTACATACTGGACAGGGGCAGATATAGGAGATAAGGGGTTATTGGAGCAGAAagatagaaagtaaaatataactcACTTAAGTAGTGACCGGCATGACATAAATTTGACCAAATAAAAATCTGTGAAAAtagctttctctctctctctaccgtTCTGTTTTTGTCTTTCAGTTTTTCTTTGACATTAATTGATGCTCTGGATACGTTACTCGTGAGTGTACATTTCATCTTTGGTGTTTGGGAGTCacaatgtattttctgtatGGAGGTGGCATTATGCATTGAAaagatatttacattaaaagtgTATCCTACCTAACTTTAATCTCAACCTAATATGTAAAGGATACATGAAGTTACTCCTGTGACCTAGTGAATGTTTTCATCGCAACTTTAGAAGTAGCTTCTTTTTATCTTTCTGCATTTCAGtggatatatatgtaaaaaaatatatatattagctttaTTTTGCTAACAAtcccattaatatatatatccgctTCTTGCACCCACAGtgctatattttcctttttaatgtcCCGAATAATCTCTGATCTCACGCATGTAAATTGAGAGTCTGGCGGGGGAACCGTCCCATAAACTAAAACGGTACCGTAAAACTGGGTGAGGGTGCATCCCCGCCTGCCTCCAGCAGAGGGAGCTCTGGGAATTGGTTGATGGTGCATTCCTGCCTGGCTCCA
This sequence is a window from Spea bombifrons isolate aSpeBom1 chromosome 2, aSpeBom1.2.pri, whole genome shotgun sequence. Protein-coding genes within it:
- the LOC128473593 gene encoding proprotein convertase subtilisin/kexin type 4-like; translation: MRSIALVFVVTVLIHAIFSLEIYTNSWAVHIPDGSVEAERIAQKFGFINLGQVVLGSDFYHLSHRGIQRKSFSPHWGRNIQLKKEPKVSWFKQQTLKRREKRQPDMVPTDPLFSLQWYLGKNLDLGIQTAWNRGYTGRGVVVTVLDDGLEKDHPDLALNYDPEASYDFNDDDPDPQPRYNSSNEKNHGTRCAGEVAAVANNDICGAGVAYNARIGGVRMLDGIVTDIVQAQSLSLNPQHIDIYSASWGPPDDGMFLDGPDELSSEAFYNGILNGRGGLGSIFVWASGNGGRDDNCNSDGFSNSIYTVAVGGVSKHGTVPVYSEACACKLTSTYSSSGGEEETFITTDIRHTCTDQHTGTSAATPLVAGILALALEAKSTPKRVHSDLILTYNVTACSGSPNHITSLEHVQAQMSLSYSRRGDLEIYLTSPMGTRSVLMGKRPHDTSTDGYRDWSFMTTQSWDENPLGLWTLEFRNRGSYTNHGFLRHVTLILYGTDEHMMSRKIKKSVMRKCLRRDRNGSCIECLAPYYTFGKLCLSYCPAKYFKSTQRAEVSEPSSFHLVRSCAACHPSCFTCKGSSANNCTSCSPLYEYNGKDNSCVRSDSPSVDLQNASFIRIPQTTLVAVIMSAAIVMVMGPLMVFIHWYLRKRSRVDPSPV